A part of Saccopteryx bilineata isolate mSacBil1 chromosome 8, mSacBil1_pri_phased_curated, whole genome shotgun sequence genomic DNA contains:
- the ZDHHC19 gene encoding palmitoyltransferase ZDHHC19, producing MALLKDAMPLMKDPYPPPQASPPWILPSLFAAFNVVLLVVFSALFFAFPCRWLAQNEEWAFLIITGPLFVLTFFSLVSLNFSDPGILHQGSNEQGPMTVHVVWVNHRAFRLQWCRKCCFHRPPRTYHCPLCNICVEDFDHHCKWVNNCIGHRNFRFFLLLVLSLCLYSGAMLVTCLSFLLRTTHQPFHIDKIIAVVVAVTAAGFLVPLFLLLLVQAISVSAAERSCESKCQYLQGYNPFDHGCASNWYLTICAPLGPKYMANAVLLQRVVEPDWVPVQNLPLPVYPSALNSSGHPGPGFGRQPQPLALHTPGEAPPGSGEAAALQEFYLGPMLHLPQEAPQIRPCPFIPCDARNPIT from the exons ATGGCGCTCTTGAAGGACGCCATGCCCCTCATGAAGGACCCgtaccccccaccccaggcctcccCTCCCTGGATCCTCCCAAGCCTGTTTGCTGCCTTCAATGTCGTGCTGCTGGTGGTATTCAGTGCCCTCTTCTTTGCATTCCC TTGCAGGTGGCTGGCCCAGAACGAGGAGTGGGCCTTTCTCATCATCACGGGCCCCCTCTTTGTCCTCACCTTCTTCAGTCTCGTTTCACTCAACTTCTCAGACCCTGGCATCTTGCACCAAG GCTCCAACGAACAGGGTCCCATGACGGTGCATGTGGTATGGGTGAACCACAGGGCCTTCCGCCTGCAGTGGTGCCGGAAGTGCTGCTTCCACCGCCCGCCCCGGACATACCACTGCCCCTTGTGCAACATCTGTGTGGAG GATTTTGACCATCACTGCAAGTGGGTCAATAACTGCATCGGTCACCGCAACTTCCGCTTCTTTCTACTGCTCGTCCTGTCCTTGTGCCTCTACTCCGGCGCCATGctggtcacctgcttgagctTCTTGCTGCGCACCACTCACCAGCCCTTTCACATAGACAAGATCATCGC CGTCGTGGTGGCGGTCACTGCTGCTGGCTTCCTGGTGCCgctcttcctgctgctgctggtccaggcCATCTCGGTGAGCGCGGCCGAGCGCTCCTGCGAGAGCAAG TGCCAATACCTTCAGGGATACAACCCCTTCGACCATGGCTGTGCCAGCAACTGGTATTTAACAATTTGTGCACCACTGGGACCCAA GTACATGGCCAACGCTGTCTTGCTGCAGAGAGTGGTGGAGCCAGACTGGGTGCCTGTGCAGAACCTGCCCCTCCCAGTGTACCCGTCTGCGCTCAACTCCTCAGGCCACCCTGGGCCTGGGTTTGGCCGCCAGCCCCAACCTCTGGCTCTCCACACACCGGGAGAGGCTCCCCCAGGCAGTGGAGAGGCTGCAGCTCTCCAGGAA TTCTACCTAGGCCCAATGCTGCACCTGCCACAGGAGGCCCCCCAGATAAGGCCTTGCCCCTTCATACCCTGCGATGCCAGGAACCCCATCACCTGA